Within the Acidimicrobiia bacterium genome, the region CGCGGCCGGCGCCGACGGTGCGGCCGCCTTCTCGGATGGCGAAGCGGAGCCCTTCTTCCATGGCGATCGGCGCGATGAGCTCGACGGTCATCTCGGTGTTGTCGCCGGGCAT harbors:
- the tuf gene encoding elongation factor Tu (EF-Tu; promotes GTP-dependent binding of aminoacyl-tRNA to the A-site of ribosomes during protein biosynthesis; when the tRNA anticodon matches the mRNA codon, GTP hydrolysis results; the inactive EF-Tu-GDP leaves the ribosome and release of GDP is promoted by elongation factor Ts; many prokaryotes have two copies of the gene encoding EF-Tu); translated protein: MPGDNTEMTVELIAPIAMEEGLRFAIREGGRTVGAGRVANITT